A part of Dermacentor variabilis isolate Ectoservices chromosome 10, ASM5094787v1, whole genome shotgun sequence genomic DNA contains:
- the LOC142559646 gene encoding uncharacterized protein LOC142559646: MTRDDHSGRRLARAEALARHYGNKHGVFYVDASGPHHGGWFTAAVVHQNTAVNGLTFKAQDITHAEEVAIALAAADQDSRVVISDSRGACRNIERGFIPYLAYRLLQGSNYLGVPAPRTIVWTPAHEGLEGNEAADAAARALTLRASPSPPVAADSDPNPVFTFKEITQHYQYGHAIFPKPCKGLTKADERLLLRLYTKTLLCPAIQKHFDPACTGKCPHCEEKSSDIFHMVWACQSTPHLPPIPNPTREDWEAALLGCCDLASQKALVGRARAAATANGFL, from the coding sequence ATGACACGAGACGACCATAGTGGCCGGCGCCTCGCGCGCGCGGAAGCGTTGGCACGTCACTATGGGAACAAGCACGGAGTattctacgtggacgcctccggcccacACCATGGGGGTTGGTttacggccgcagtcgtccaccaaaaCACCGCGGTGAACGGCCTCACGTTCAAAGCACAAGACATAACACATGCGGAAGAGGTGGCCATCGCGCTCGCCGCCGCAGATCAGGACTCGCGGGTCGTTATTAGCGACTCACGAGGGGCCTGCAGGAACATTGAAAGGGGCTTTATTCCCTATTTGGCGTACCGCTTACTTCAAGGCAGCAATTATCTCGGGGTCCCCGCGCCCCGCACGATAGTATGGACTCCCGCGCACGAGGGTCTCGAGGGCAACGAAGCGGCCGACGCCGCTGCCCGCGCGCTCACTCTCCGGGCATCgccttcgcctcccgtcgctGCGGACTCCGACCCCAATCCGGTATTTACCTTCAAGGAAATCACTCAACACTACCAATATGGCCATGCAATCTTTCCTAAGCCCTGTAAGGGCCTCACGAAGGCGGATGAGCGTTTACTCCTTCGCCTCTATACTAAAACACTGTTGTGCCCGGCAATCCAAAAACATTTCGACCCTGCGTGCACAgggaagtgcccgcactgtgaggaaaaatcttcggacattttccacatggtgtgggcatgccaatcaacccctcaccttccccctatacccaaccctacccgggaggactgggaggcggccctgctcggctgctgcGACCTGGCGAGCCAGAAGGCCCTGGTCGGCCGTGCCCGAGCCGCGGCTACAGCCAATGGGTTCCTGTAA